A DNA window from Pseudomonas sp. GD03919 contains the following coding sequences:
- the ccoG gene encoding cytochrome c oxidase accessory protein CcoG — MSEQIPVQDVTPPTSKNAGVDLYASREKIYTRAFTGLFRNLRLAGGALLFLLFFGTVWLNWDGRQAVWWNLPERKFHIFGATYWPQDFMLLSWLLIICAFGLFFITVFAGRVWCGYTCPQSVFTWVFMWAEKVTEGDRNQRMKLDKQSMSGKKFTRKLAKHGIWVGVSLLTAITFVGYFTPIRDLVIEIFTGQASGWAYFWIGFFTLATYGNAGYLREQVCIYMCPYARFQSVMFDQDTLIVSYDPRRGELRGPRKKDADYKAQGLGDCIDCKMCVQVCPTGIDIRDGLQIECIGCAACIDACDDIMDKMNYPKGLISYTTEHNLSGRKTHLLRPRLIGYAVALVAMIGLFAWAVATRPLVELDVLKDRVLFRENERGYIENVYTLKIMNKAQRDMTYVITVDGLDGLVYEGKREVRALAGEVYSFPVELSIAPEKLPSSANNIVFHVQSADDPSIKNDADSRFIGPSVR, encoded by the coding sequence ATGAGCGAACAGATTCCCGTACAGGACGTCACCCCTCCCACTTCCAAGAACGCCGGCGTCGATCTCTACGCCAGCCGCGAGAAGATCTACACCCGCGCGTTCACGGGCCTGTTCCGCAATCTGCGACTTGCCGGCGGCGCCCTGCTGTTCCTGCTGTTCTTCGGCACCGTCTGGCTGAACTGGGATGGGCGTCAGGCCGTCTGGTGGAACCTGCCGGAGCGCAAGTTCCACATCTTCGGCGCCACCTACTGGCCGCAGGACTTCATGCTGCTGTCCTGGCTGCTGATCATCTGCGCCTTCGGCCTGTTCTTCATCACCGTGTTCGCCGGTCGCGTCTGGTGCGGCTATACCTGCCCGCAAAGCGTGTTCACCTGGGTGTTCATGTGGGCGGAGAAAGTCACCGAGGGCGACCGCAACCAGCGCATGAAGCTGGACAAGCAGTCCATGAGCGGCAAGAAATTTACACGCAAGCTGGCCAAGCACGGCATCTGGGTGGGCGTGTCACTGCTCACCGCCATCACCTTCGTCGGCTACTTCACGCCGATTCGCGACCTGGTCATCGAGATATTCACCGGCCAGGCCAGCGGCTGGGCCTATTTCTGGATCGGCTTCTTCACCCTCGCCACCTACGGCAACGCCGGCTACCTGCGCGAGCAGGTGTGCATCTACATGTGCCCCTACGCGCGCTTTCAGAGCGTAATGTTCGACCAGGACACCTTGATCGTCTCCTACGACCCGCGCCGCGGCGAGTTGCGCGGCCCGCGCAAGAAGGACGCCGACTACAAGGCGCAGGGCCTCGGCGACTGCATCGATTGCAAGATGTGCGTGCAGGTCTGCCCGACCGGTATCGACATCCGTGATGGCCTGCAGATCGAATGCATCGGCTGTGCCGCCTGCATCGATGCCTGCGACGACATCATGGACAAGATGAACTATCCCAAGGGGCTGATCAGCTACACCACTGAACACAACCTGTCCGGGCGCAAGACCCACCTGCTGCGCCCGCGCCTGATCGGCTACGCTGTCGCACTGGTCGCGATGATCGGCCTGTTCGCCTGGGCCGTGGCCACTCGTCCGCTGGTGGAACTGGACGTGCTCAAGGATCGCGTACTGTTCCGCGAGAACGAGCGCGGCTACATCGAGAACGTCTACACCCTGAAGATCATGAACAAGGCGCAGCGCGACATGACCTACGTGATCACCGTCGACGGTCTCGACGGCCTGGTCTACGAAGGCAAGCGCGAAGTACGGGCGCTGGCCGGCGAGGTCTATTCCTTCCCGGTCGAGCTGTCTATCGCACCGGAAAAACTGCCTTCCAGCGCCAACAACATCGTCTTCCACGTACAATCGGCAGACGACCCCAGTATCAAGAACGACGCCGACAGCCGTTTCATCGGCCCAAGCGTCCGCTGA
- the ccoP gene encoding cytochrome-c oxidase, cbb3-type subunit III produces the protein MTTFWSWYVTILSLGTIFALTWLIFGTRKGQRQETTEETVGHSFDGIEEYDNPLPKWWFMLFVATIVFALGYLALYPGLGNFKGLLPGYDYVDNEKQTPFTAGVQIADGTMRYSGWTGVHQWEKEMARADAQYGPLFAKYAAMPIEEVAKDEQALKMGGRLFASNCSVCHGSDAKGSYGFPNLTDNEWRWGGEPETIKTTILKGRQGMMPAQGPAIGEDGVRNVAAYVLTELGGRELPEGVEADIEAGQKVFASTCFACHGADGKGMAALGAPNLTNPAAFIYGSSYAQLQQSIRYGRHGNMPAQEEFLGNDKVHLLAAYVYSLSHKAEEQ, from the coding sequence ATGACCACGTTCTGGAGTTGGTACGTAACCATTCTGTCTCTGGGCACCATCTTCGCCCTGACCTGGCTGATTTTCGGCACCCGCAAGGGCCAGCGCCAGGAAACCACCGAAGAAACCGTCGGGCACAGCTTCGATGGCATCGAGGAGTATGACAACCCACTGCCGAAGTGGTGGTTCATGCTGTTCGTCGCCACCATCGTCTTCGCCCTCGGCTACCTCGCCCTGTACCCGGGCCTGGGTAACTTCAAGGGCCTGCTGCCGGGCTACGACTACGTCGACAACGAAAAGCAGACCCCTTTCACTGCCGGTGTACAGATCGCTGACGGCACCATGCGTTACTCCGGCTGGACCGGCGTGCACCAGTGGGAAAAGGAAATGGCGCGTGCCGATGCGCAATACGGCCCGCTGTTCGCCAAGTACGCTGCCATGCCCATCGAGGAAGTGGCCAAGGACGAGCAAGCCCTGAAAATGGGTGGCCGCCTGTTCGCCTCCAACTGCTCGGTGTGCCATGGTTCCGATGCCAAGGGCAGCTACGGTTTCCCCAACCTGACCGACAACGAATGGCGCTGGGGCGGCGAGCCGGAAACCATCAAGACCACCATCCTCAAGGGTCGTCAAGGCATGATGCCTGCGCAGGGTCCGGCCATTGGCGAAGACGGCGTACGCAACGTTGCCGCCTACGTCCTCACCGAGCTGGGCGGGCGCGAACTGCCGGAAGGTGTAGAGGCTGATATCGAAGCGGGCCAGAAAGTCTTCGCCAGTACCTGCTTCGCCTGCCACGGCGCAGACGGCAAGGGCATGGCCGCCCTCGGCGCACCGAATCTGACCAACCCGGCAGCCTTCATCTATGGCAGCAGCTACGCACAACTGCAGCAGAGCATCCGCTACGGTCGTCACGGCAACATGCCGGCCCAGGAAGAATTCCTCGGCAACGACAAGGTGCACCTGCTGGCTGCCTATGTGTACAGCCTGTCGCACAAGGCCGAAGAGCAGTAA
- a CDS encoding FixH family protein: protein MSEHTTSPVKPWYKQFWPWFILFLLGYSVVQGLTLLTIATKNPPGLISDDYYDVGKGINQSLEREKLAERLQLHGELVLDNTTGTALLSLQGNSRPQQIVLNLISPTQPERDRRVILQPTADGHYRGQMVDQVSGRRFVELLGQEGSQNWRLFEEETIADGQTIMIGDNPSY, encoded by the coding sequence ATGAGCGAACACACCACATCGCCAGTCAAACCCTGGTACAAGCAGTTCTGGCCCTGGTTCATCCTGTTCCTGTTGGGCTACTCGGTGGTGCAGGGGCTGACCCTGCTCACCATCGCCACCAAGAACCCGCCGGGCCTCATCTCGGATGATTACTACGACGTCGGCAAGGGCATCAACCAGTCGCTGGAACGCGAGAAACTGGCAGAACGCCTGCAACTGCACGGCGAGCTGGTGCTGGACAACACCACCGGTACCGCGCTGCTGAGCCTGCAGGGCAACAGCCGGCCGCAGCAGATCGTGCTCAACCTGATCTCGCCGACCCAGCCGGAACGTGACCGCCGGGTGATCCTGCAACCCACTGCTGACGGTCACTACCGTGGTCAGATGGTCGATCAGGTCAGCGGTCGCCGCTTCGTCGAATTGCTCGGCCAGGAAGGCAGCCAGAACTGGCGCCTGTTCGAGGAAGAAACCATCGCCGATGGCCAGACCATCATGATCGGTGACAATCCCTCCTACTGA